In one window of Cryptococcus neoformans var. neoformans JEC21 chromosome 7 sequence DNA:
- a CDS encoding orotidine monophosphate pyrophosphorylase (URA5) translates to MSSQALDSAKVAFIEAAIEHGVLLFGNFTLKSGRQSPYFFNAGLLYSSSLLSTTAQAYAKVLSSSRIPDFDVLFGPAYKGISLAAVSAVSLYQQTGKDIGYCYNRKEKKDHGEGGTMVGAPLKGRIVIIDDVLTSGKAIREAIDILKASPEAKLVGIVQLVDRQEKGQSGSGKSTVQEVEEEFGVPVEPIIGLDDIVKYLESSGKWEKELQEVRKYRAEYGVQRS, encoded by the exons ATGTCCTCCCAAGCCCTCGACTCCGCCAAAGTTGCCTTCATCGAGGCTGCCATCGAACATGGCGTGCTTCTTTTCGGCAACTTTACCTTGAAGTCCGGCCG TCAATCCCCTTACTTCTTCAATGCCGGTCTCCTTTACTCTTCATCGCTTCTCTCAACTACCGCTCAGGCTTACGCCAAGGTACTTTCCTCTTCTAGGATTCCTGACTTTGACGTCCTCTTCGGCCCAGCTTACAAGGGTATCTCCTTGGCTGCTGTCTCCGCTGTAAGCCTTTATCAGCAAACCGGCAAAGATATCGGCTACTGCTACaacaggaaggagaagaaggac CACGGTGAGGGCGGTACTATGGTCGGTGCGCCTCTCAAGGGACGaatcgtcatcatcgacGATGTTCTTACCTCTGGCAAGGCCATCCGTGAAGCTATTGACATTCTCAAGGCCTCCCCTGAAGCGAAGCTTGTCGGAATTGTCCAGCTTGTCGACAGACAAGAGAAAGGCCAGAGCGGTAGCGGCAAGAGTACCGTAcaggaggttgaggaagagttCGGTGTGCCTGTCGAGCCTATTATTGGTTTGGACGACATTGTGAAGTACTTAGAAAGCTCCGGCaagtgggaaaaggagcTGCAAGAGGTCAGGAAGTACAGGGCGGAGTACGGTGTTCAGAGGTCTTAA